One Nostoc sp. UHCC 0302 DNA window includes the following coding sequences:
- a CDS encoding proteasome protein, which translates to MEPEKLKCFKEYGEFILRKVDSVPQHPSKQEDWVPASLDDCLARLREAAEKTVELATSPVKIGVMGEFSSGKTLLLGSLIGYADALPVSENPTTGNVTAIHIIPQDGFMTTQISNLTVEYLSHEGMNECLHFMLGEANRRTTAVGLPPVLLSKLGSWKDILSWCEETWNASNNLELRYLLRELVLFVRAYHSYGEAMCGGRYQIDAITAREGLQLIEQPMAIQTLNFEDLPPAHIRLPSPPQRLPTKLLQNSFPLIRRVDIEVKISREIWDVTGADRFILLDFPGLGAANSGVRDTFLSLRELAEVQTILVLLNGKSPGSDRANKIFTMMQQQRPGQDLKDLILVGVGRFDQLPLDNEGGERELDKLIEDNPADNDLQEETVLQKLKVLQTTIDGASAFTTQKDRIVLLSPLLGLAELAKRSTTVKAGSPEFLANLDYPNYLDQSKRLQEKWGRLSQRLLQSGIRSNLGKQLGYFAQDGGISKLRELIQSHLATHGLKQLYEDTRRAADVVSQQQDNLKNIIEEIHEQGIPTADSPAFSELCFTVESLDKTYRNFQKNLGKEPLKDRRGVVVSDVVKDELTFRILNWNQWTLLFNKANNGTIALAESKGAAGKLFDRGNRVNSSLPTKSDDFYPAFAKTIKELEEFARDRIHQAVVDLLNKLSNQVAQERDYLKTILQPEREQFIEEKFGIEEAELFYKLFLGCDPNQWNEAIIAEIAHKEKAIIPEIMFPLARQDEKHDIGQIFDWAPQRNQGIPKSGNHQLLVLRLRDEITASASLHLVQYVSEVNRQVNSELEGILDQIIPSLQNLTKKEALLRYLASGDSPNELAIPTWLQTLSEISAISYLDILKQGK; encoded by the coding sequence ATGGAACCAGAAAAACTCAAGTGTTTTAAAGAGTACGGTGAATTTATCCTCAGAAAAGTAGATTCGGTTCCGCAGCACCCCTCTAAACAAGAAGATTGGGTTCCAGCTAGCCTTGATGATTGTCTGGCTCGTCTGCGGGAAGCTGCTGAAAAAACTGTAGAACTTGCTACTTCGCCAGTCAAAATCGGTGTGATGGGGGAATTCAGTAGTGGTAAAACCTTACTTTTAGGCAGCTTGATTGGATATGCAGACGCTTTGCCAGTAAGTGAAAACCCTACGACAGGTAATGTTACTGCCATCCATATCATCCCTCAAGACGGTTTTATGACAACGCAGATAAGTAATTTAACTGTAGAGTATCTTTCTCATGAGGGGATGAATGAATGCCTGCATTTCATGTTGGGGGAAGCAAATAGACGGACAACAGCCGTAGGACTCCCTCCTGTATTGCTCTCGAAGCTTGGTTCTTGGAAAGATATTCTTAGCTGGTGCGAGGAAACATGGAATGCCAGTAACAATCTAGAACTTAGGTATCTGCTGCGCGAGTTAGTGTTGTTTGTTCGTGCTTATCACTCTTATGGGGAAGCGATGTGTGGTGGGCGCTACCAGATTGATGCCATCACCGCTCGTGAGGGGCTACAGCTCATTGAGCAGCCAATGGCAATTCAAACTTTGAACTTTGAAGATTTACCGCCAGCACATATTCGATTACCGAGTCCACCCCAAAGGCTACCTACAAAGTTATTGCAGAATAGCTTTCCGCTGATTCGTCGTGTCGATATCGAGGTCAAAATATCACGAGAAATTTGGGATGTTACGGGTGCTGATAGATTTATACTCTTAGACTTTCCAGGATTAGGGGCTGCGAATTCCGGGGTTAGGGATACCTTTTTGTCGCTGCGAGAATTGGCAGAAGTACAGACAATTTTAGTTTTGCTAAATGGCAAATCTCCAGGAAGCGATCGCGCTAATAAAATCTTTACCATGATGCAGCAGCAGCGACCAGGACAAGACCTGAAAGATTTAATTCTTGTAGGTGTAGGTCGCTTCGACCAACTACCCTTAGACAATGAAGGAGGTGAAAGAGAACTTGACAAACTGATTGAGGATAACCCCGCCGACAATGATTTACAGGAAGAAACTGTTTTGCAAAAACTGAAGGTTTTGCAAACTACCATTGATGGTGCAAGTGCATTTACAACCCAAAAAGACCGTATTGTTTTACTTTCGCCACTTTTGGGGCTTGCTGAGTTGGCAAAACGTTCTACTACAGTCAAAGCAGGCTCACCAGAGTTTTTGGCTAACTTAGACTATCCTAATTACCTAGACCAGTCTAAACGTTTGCAAGAGAAATGGGGACGCTTAAGCCAACGGCTGCTGCAATCTGGTATCCGCAGCAATTTGGGCAAACAACTAGGTTACTTTGCTCAAGATGGGGGTATTAGCAAGCTGCGAGAATTGATTCAAAGCCACTTAGCTACTCACGGTCTGAAGCAACTGTATGAAGATACTCGGAGAGCTGCTGATGTAGTGAGTCAGCAACAAGATAATTTAAAAAACATCATAGAAGAAATTCACGAGCAAGGCATACCAACAGCAGACAGCCCAGCATTTAGCGAGTTGTGTTTTACTGTCGAAAGTTTAGATAAAACCTACAGGAACTTTCAAAAAAATTTAGGGAAAGAACCACTTAAAGACCGCCGCGGAGTTGTTGTCAGTGATGTGGTAAAAGATGAACTCACTTTTAGGATACTCAATTGGAATCAGTGGACTTTACTCTTTAATAAAGCTAATAATGGCACGATCGCTCTAGCAGAATCTAAAGGTGCAGCAGGGAAATTGTTTGATAGAGGAAACCGAGTAAATAGTTCTCTGCCGACTAAGAGTGATGATTTTTATCCGGCATTTGCTAAAACAATTAAAGAACTAGAAGAATTTGCCCGCGATCGCATTCATCAAGCAGTTGTAGATTTGTTGAATAAATTATCAAATCAGGTAGCCCAAGAACGCGACTATTTGAAGACAATTCTCCAACCAGAAAGAGAACAATTTATCGAAGAGAAATTTGGTATTGAGGAAGCCGAGTTATTTTACAAACTGTTTTTAGGATGCGATCCTAACCAATGGAACGAAGCAATCATTGCCGAAATTGCTCATAAAGAAAAAGCTATCATCCCTGAAATTATGTTTCCTTTAGCCCGTCAAGATGAGAAACATGATATCGGTCAAATCTTTGACTGGGCCCCTCAGAGAAACCAAGGCATTCCCAAATCTGGTAATCACCAACTTTTAGTATTGCGATTGCGAGATGAAATTACTGCTAGCGCGAGTCTCCACCTTGTGCAGTATGTCAGTGAAGTTAATCGACAAGTTAATTCAGAATTAGAAGGCATTTTAGATCAAATTATTCCCAGTCTGCAAAACCTCACAAAAAAAGAAGCATTACTAAGATATTTGGCATCTGGAGACTCGCCAAATGAGCTAGCAATTCCTACTTGGTTGCAGACTCTCTCAGAAATTAGTGCCATTTCTTACTTAGATATTTTGAAACAGGGAAAATGA
- a CDS encoding PAS domain-containing protein: MVRQHIMSSKPVWTEILGHEIAEIAGNSFASFVHPDDLTMCADYFQIVLTTNKKQDAIEYLLKKQFKSC, from the coding sequence ATGGTTCGCCAGCATATTATGTCTTCTAAGCCTGTATGGACTGAGATTTTAGGACATGAAATTGCAGAGATTGCAGGAAATTCGTTTGCTTCTTTTGTGCATCCCGATGATTTAACAATGTGTGCAGATTATTTTCAAATAGTTTTGACAACAAACAAAAAGCAAGATGCAATTGAATATCTGTTAAAAAAACAATTTAAATCTTGCTAG
- a CDS encoding GAF domain-containing protein, with translation MTFTEKPRGSQQSLDQESLLHRMTRQIRRSLDLQEILTTTVAEVRTFLDTDRVKIYRFDRNGSGEVIAESIHEQRLPSLLGLHFPADDIPQKARELFLLARQRSIVDVAGGKIGVSPLHSQETGKPLKTENIYFRQVDPCHIQYLKAMGVQSSFIVPLLHYDLKGQSAKPELWGLLVSHHSQPRTILKRELKVLQQVADQVAIAIAQSNLLTEALAQKQREAIINQVTTLLHQMPTIQLSAALETTIAAFGGVGGRLYIEKSGELYTWGNQPSLPYELENMVIEQHPVWQNWMAEGKPGKVWAIADLYKEQHLRVLALAFQPTPIRGIMVIPLHYREHFIGVLSIFRPEIDTEILWAGRCDENRRQQLPRLSFEVWREERKGQALDWQPEDISLAQALCHHFSMAIEQQQTYQQLQALNINLEFRVQEQTAELEKSLLLTKVLKQVTEHIRRTLDLQTTLQTLVREVRSLLNSDRVLIYQLESASVIVEEINGNWPSVLGVKVPSDCFPDEYSRLYFQGRVRAINNVATASLSACHQEFLQNLQVQANLIVPINIGMQLWGLLIAHQCDIPRNWQDAEIDLLQQLGDQAAIAIQQAQLYEQTCAAEAEARTQAAQLEHTLHELQETQTKLIHTEKMSSLGQLVAGIAHEINNPVNFIYGNLTHASDYTEQLLEILRLYQLHYPDPNSEIHAAIQAIDFEFLVQDLPKIMTSMEVGAERIRSIILSLRNFSRLDEAEHKRVDLHEGIDNTLLILQHRLKSNSEFPDIEVIKEYGDLPLVECYAGQINQVFMNIITNAIDALEMGAGGSGQGETFCKSFTSACLTQCPIPTIRISTQISTDKSHLLICVADNGPGMTPEVKRLIFDPFFTTKPVGRGTGLGLAISYQIIVEKHRGIMECISEPGKGTEFWIEIPLQAFAKDNILEQTKN, from the coding sequence ATGACATTTACTGAGAAACCAAGGGGGTCGCAGCAAAGCTTAGACCAAGAAAGTTTGCTGCATAGGATGACAAGACAGATTAGGCGATCGCTCGACCTTCAAGAGATATTAACAACTACTGTTGCTGAAGTTCGGACATTTTTGGATACAGACCGGGTGAAGATATATCGGTTCGATAGGAATGGTAGTGGTGAAGTCATCGCAGAATCTATCCATGAGCAACGTCTACCATCTCTATTAGGGTTGCACTTTCCAGCAGACGATATTCCGCAAAAGGCCAGAGAACTGTTTCTGCTAGCACGGCAACGTTCGATTGTGGATGTAGCGGGCGGCAAGATAGGGGTATCACCACTACATTCACAAGAAACTGGCAAACCCCTTAAAACCGAGAATATTTACTTTCGGCAAGTAGACCCATGCCATATCCAATACTTAAAGGCAATGGGTGTGCAATCTTCATTTATAGTGCCACTACTACATTATGACCTCAAAGGGCAATCAGCAAAGCCGGAATTGTGGGGATTATTAGTATCCCATCACAGTCAACCGCGAACAATTTTGAAGCGGGAACTAAAAGTATTGCAGCAAGTTGCCGATCAAGTAGCGATCGCGATCGCTCAAAGTAACTTACTCACCGAAGCTTTAGCCCAAAAACAGCGAGAAGCTATCATCAACCAAGTAACGACTTTGTTGCATCAAATGCCGACAATCCAATTGTCAGCAGCATTAGAAACTACAATTGCAGCTTTTGGTGGAGTTGGTGGCAGGCTTTACATTGAAAAGAGTGGGGAACTATACACCTGGGGAAACCAACCATCACTGCCTTATGAATTAGAAAATATGGTGATTGAACAGCATCCAGTATGGCAAAACTGGATGGCGGAGGGCAAACCAGGGAAAGTTTGGGCGATCGCTGATCTCTACAAAGAACAACATTTGCGAGTTTTGGCTTTAGCGTTTCAGCCGACTCCTATTCGAGGAATCATGGTGATTCCCCTACATTATCGTGAACATTTTATCGGTGTATTAAGCATTTTCCGTCCAGAAATTGACACCGAAATTTTGTGGGCAGGACGCTGTGATGAGAATCGACGCCAACAGCTACCCCGGCTGTCCTTTGAAGTTTGGCGAGAGGAAAGAAAGGGGCAAGCACTTGATTGGCAACCGGAAGACATTTCACTAGCGCAAGCCTTATGTCATCACTTCTCAATGGCAATTGAGCAGCAGCAAACCTACCAACAGCTACAGGCGCTGAACATCAACTTAGAATTCCGGGTGCAAGAGCAAACTGCTGAACTAGAAAAATCATTACTACTGACTAAGGTACTCAAGCAAGTTACAGAACATATCCGTAGAACATTAGATTTGCAGACAACCTTGCAAACTCTTGTACGGGAAGTCCGTTCCCTCCTTAATTCAGACCGTGTACTGATTTACCAACTAGAAAGTGCATCGGTGATTGTTGAAGAGATTAATGGCAACTGGCCGTCAGTTTTAGGAGTGAAAGTACCATCTGACTGTTTTCCTGACGAGTATAGTCGTCTATACTTTCAGGGCAGAGTTAGGGCAATTAACAATGTAGCAACCGCCTCTTTAAGTGCTTGCCATCAAGAATTTTTGCAAAATTTACAAGTGCAAGCCAACCTGATTGTCCCCATTAATATAGGTATGCAATTGTGGGGATTACTGATTGCCCATCAGTGTGACATACCCCGAAATTGGCAGGATGCAGAAATTGATTTGCTGCAACAGCTAGGCGATCAGGCGGCGATCGCGATTCAGCAAGCACAACTCTATGAACAAACTTGCGCGGCAGAAGCTGAAGCCAGAACTCAAGCTGCACAGTTAGAGCATACTCTGCATGAACTTCAAGAAACACAGACAAAATTGATTCACACTGAAAAAATGTCCAGCTTGGGACAGTTAGTGGCGGGTATAGCACACGAAATCAACAATCCCGTTAACTTTATCTACGGTAACTTGACTCACGCCAGTGACTACACCGAACAACTGCTAGAAATTTTACGCCTCTACCAGTTGCATTATCCCGATCCCAATAGTGAAATTCATGCAGCGATTCAAGCGATCGATTTTGAATTTTTGGTACAAGACCTACCAAAAATTATGACCTCAATGGAAGTAGGAGCCGAGCGCATTCGCTCAATAATCTTATCATTACGCAATTTTTCTCGCCTAGATGAAGCTGAACACAAACGAGTTGATTTGCATGAAGGCATAGATAACACTTTATTAATATTGCAGCATCGCCTGAAATCAAATTCTGAGTTTCCTGACATAGAAGTGATCAAAGAGTATGGCGACTTACCACTGGTAGAATGCTATGCCGGACAGATAAATCAGGTATTTATGAATATTATCACCAATGCTATTGATGCCCTGGAAATGGGAGCTGGGGGCAGTGGGCAGGGGGAAACTTTCTGTAAGTCTTTCACCTCTGCCTGTTTAACCCAATGCCCAATCCCTACTATCCGAATTTCTACTCAAATTTCAACAGACAAATCTCATCTGTTGATTTGCGTTGCTGATAATGGCCCTGGAATGACTCCAGAAGTCAAAAGGCTAATTTTTGACCCGTTTTTCACTACTAAGCCTGTAGGCAGAGGTACAGGGCTAGGATTAGCTATTAGCTACCAGATTATCGTAGAAAAACATCGTGGAATAATGGAGTGTATTTCAGAACCTGGAAAAGGTACAGAGTTCTGGATTGAGATTCCCCTGCAAGCTTTTGCCAAAGACAATATTCTTGAACAGACAAAGAATTAA
- a CDS encoding NADAR domain-containing protein, with protein MTIYFYKVWQPYGCFSNFSPHGIHIQGTYWATVEHYYQAQKFVGSVDAVIIPVIHAAPTPEEAAALGRCGTRQLRRDWNFVKTQVMREAVLKKFLTHAEIREVLLTTGDEILVENSPTDYFWGCGADETGQNHLGKVLMSVREEIRKLLSLPRIYG; from the coding sequence ATGACCATTTACTTTTATAAAGTTTGGCAGCCTTATGGCTGTTTTTCTAACTTTTCTCCCCACGGTATCCACATCCAAGGAACTTATTGGGCAACGGTTGAGCATTATTATCAAGCACAAAAATTTGTGGGCAGTGTAGATGCAGTAATTATACCTGTGATTCATGCCGCTCCGACCCCAGAAGAAGCTGCTGCTTTGGGACGTTGTGGCACCCGTCAATTGCGTCGAGACTGGAATTTTGTTAAAACTCAAGTTATGCGAGAAGCTGTACTCAAAAAGTTTCTCACTCATGCTGAGATTAGAGAAGTTCTCTTGACTACAGGCGATGAAATTCTAGTTGAAAACTCACCAACAGATTATTTTTGGGGCTGTGGTGCTGATGAAACAGGTCAAAACCATCTCGGTAAAGTTCTCATGAGTGTGCGTGAAGAAATCCGCAAGTTACTATCTTTGCCGAGAATCTACGGTTAA
- a CDS encoding DUF2243 domain-containing protein: MEAKSEKTPNRQTPLITAGIVLGLGLGGFIDGILLHQLLQWHHMLSNIRPLTTSTNIDINMVWDGLFHAFDWVLTVVGIVLLWRAGGRDDVAWSSQTFVGSLLIGSGLFDVIEGIIDHQILGIHHVKPGPNQLAWDLGFLVLGALLVVVGWIMVKKQEEIRD, from the coding sequence ATGGAGGCGAAGAGTGAAAAGACCCCCAACAGACAAACCCCACTAATTACAGCTGGAATTGTCCTCGGTCTGGGTCTGGGAGGATTTATTGATGGCATTCTACTGCATCAGCTCCTCCAGTGGCATCATATGTTAAGCAACATTCGGCCTCTAACAACCAGCACGAATATAGATATCAACATGGTATGGGACGGGTTATTTCATGCCTTTGACTGGGTGCTGACTGTAGTAGGAATAGTTTTGCTGTGGCGGGCTGGAGGTCGTGATGATGTTGCTTGGTCATCACAGACTTTTGTCGGGTCATTGCTAATTGGTAGTGGGTTATTTGACGTAATTGAAGGTATAATTGACCACCAAATCCTCGGTATACACCATGTGAAACCAGGGCCGAATCAGCTAGCTTGGGATTTGGGATTTCTTGTATTGGGTGCGCTGCTTGTTGTAGTTGGCTGGATAATGGTCAAAAAGCAGGAGGAAATACGCGATTAA
- a CDS encoding ABC transporter ATP-binding protein has translation MSEALFCIENLKVAYPQRSQEAPSWAVDDVSFTLQRGERMGLVGESGCGKSTIGRAVMRLLPASSRVEGQVRFQGQSVFDLTPNQLRKFRGEAVALIFQDPMTRLDPLMTIGKHCIETLQAHSPELSAREIKAKALATLEKVKIPASRWNQYPHEFSGGMRQRVAIALALLLNPKLIVADEPTTSLDVTVSAQILQELTRLCTEENMGLLLISHDLAMVAEHCDRIGVMYQGKMVEMGATATVFRQPQHEYTRSLLKAALHIQAVKDNGELVIANAEDKQFTIIHQQSPILRVSKLQQYYTIEPNFIERLFKAQGQTIKAVDDINLELYPGEILGLVGESGCGKSTLSRTILQLIRPTGGKVEFLGRDLTSLSRQEIRSSRRQMQMIFQDPHACLNPAMTVGQSIADPLFIHKLADPVKAKEQVLWMLEKVGLTPPEIYYQRYPSDLSGGQQQRVAIARALITHPKLLICDEPVSMLDASVQSQVLDLMLQLKEEFELTYLFITHDLWLARFLCDRIAVMNSGQIVELGSTEQIFTNPQHPYTKTLLAAAPLLARA, from the coding sequence ATGAGTGAAGCCTTATTTTGTATCGAAAATCTGAAAGTTGCATATCCTCAGCGTAGTCAAGAAGCACCAAGTTGGGCGGTTGATGATGTGTCTTTCACCCTGCAACGAGGTGAAAGAATGGGATTGGTAGGAGAATCAGGTTGTGGTAAGTCAACTATCGGACGGGCAGTGATGCGCTTGCTCCCAGCCTCCAGTCGGGTTGAGGGACAGGTAAGATTTCAGGGACAGTCGGTATTTGATTTGACGCCTAACCAGTTGCGTAAATTTCGGGGAGAGGCGGTGGCGCTGATTTTTCAAGATCCGATGACGCGCCTCGATCCGTTAATGACGATTGGTAAGCATTGTATTGAAACTCTTCAGGCGCACTCACCAGAGTTATCAGCACGGGAAATTAAAGCAAAAGCACTTGCGACTTTAGAAAAGGTGAAGATTCCTGCTAGTCGTTGGAATCAGTATCCCCATGAGTTTAGCGGCGGAATGCGACAAAGAGTAGCGATCGCTTTAGCTTTACTTCTCAACCCCAAGTTAATTGTTGCTGATGAACCTACTACCAGCTTAGATGTTACAGTCTCCGCGCAGATATTGCAAGAATTAACGCGACTGTGTACTGAAGAAAACATGGGACTGCTGCTAATTTCTCATGATTTGGCAATGGTGGCAGAGCATTGTGATCGCATTGGTGTAATGTATCAAGGCAAGATGGTGGAAATGGGTGCAACAGCAACTGTATTTAGACAACCTCAGCATGAATACACGCGATCGCTTTTAAAAGCAGCTTTGCACATTCAAGCAGTAAAAGATAATGGCGAATTGGTAATTGCAAATGCAGAAGACAAACAATTTACCATTATCCATCAACAATCCCCAATACTGCGTGTCAGTAAACTACAGCAATATTACACGATAGAACCTAATTTTATTGAACGGCTGTTTAAAGCCCAAGGTCAAACAATTAAAGCAGTGGATGATATTAACCTAGAACTTTATCCAGGGGAAATTCTGGGATTGGTTGGGGAGTCAGGCTGTGGTAAGAGTACCCTGTCACGAACGATATTGCAACTCATTCGTCCGACAGGTGGCAAAGTTGAGTTTTTAGGAAGAGATTTAACTAGCCTATCACGCCAAGAAATTCGCTCATCACGGCGACAAATGCAAATGATCTTTCAAGACCCTCATGCTTGTCTTAATCCAGCGATGACAGTAGGACAAAGTATAGCTGACCCTTTATTTATCCACAAACTTGCTGACCCTGTTAAAGCAAAAGAACAAGTGCTGTGGATGCTTGAGAAAGTAGGGTTAACACCGCCAGAAATTTATTATCAACGTTATCCGTCAGATTTATCTGGTGGACAGCAGCAGCGAGTAGCGATCGCGCGTGCTTTAATTACTCATCCCAAACTTTTGATTTGCGATGAACCAGTGAGTATGTTAGACGCCAGCGTGCAGTCACAAGTGCTGGATTTGATGTTGCAATTAAAGGAAGAGTTTGAGTTAACGTATTTGTTTATTACTCATGACCTCTGGTTAGCAAGATTTTTGTGCGATCGCATTGCTGTAATGAACAGTGGTCAAATTGTAGAACTTGGTTCTACAGAACAGATTTTTACCAATCCTCAACACCCATATACCAAAACCTTACTAGCAGCTGCTCCTTTACTAGCACGAGCTTAA
- a CDS encoding N-acetyltransferase family protein, which yields MTIRHAIETDLPTIVAIYNTAIPTRMATADLEPVSVESRLAWFNGRSPSQRPLWVIEVEGVIAGWLSFQSFYGRPAYNKTGEISIYIAPAFHRCGLGRQLLAQAIDESPSLGFKTLVGFIFAHNQPSLKLFETFGFQRWGHLPKIAELDGVERDLVIVGLRISKPTV from the coding sequence ATGACTATCCGCCATGCCATAGAAACTGACTTGCCTACAATTGTGGCAATTTACAATACTGCGATTCCCACCCGTATGGCAACTGCTGATTTAGAGCCAGTCTCTGTAGAAAGTCGCCTTGCTTGGTTTAATGGGCGATCGCCTTCACAACGCCCACTCTGGGTAATTGAAGTAGAAGGAGTAATTGCTGGATGGCTGAGTTTTCAATCCTTTTATGGACGACCAGCTTACAATAAAACTGGCGAAATTAGTATTTACATAGCCCCTGCATTTCATCGATGTGGTTTGGGAAGGCAACTTCTAGCACAAGCAATCGACGAAAGTCCTAGCTTGGGTTTTAAAACCTTAGTAGGCTTCATTTTTGCCCACAATCAACCGAGTCTCAAGTTATTTGAAACATTTGGTTTTCAGCGTTGGGGACATTTGCCAAAAATCGCTGAACTTGATGGTGTTGAACGAGACTTAGTTATTGTCGGGCTGCGAATTAGTAAACCTACTGTCTAA
- a CDS encoding type II toxin-antitoxin system HicB family antitoxin — protein MMFRYEIILYWSAEDQAFIAEVPELPGCAADGDTYQEALNNIEVVMQEWIEIAKDLGRSIPEPKQRLIRNS, from the coding sequence TTGATGTTTCGTTATGAAATTATTCTCTACTGGAGTGCAGAAGACCAAGCTTTTATTGCGGAAGTTCCAGAATTACCAGGTTGTGCTGCTGATGGTGACACTTATCAAGAAGCGCTAAATAATATAGAAGTCGTTATGCAGGAATGGATAGAAATTGCTAAGGATTTAGGGCGTTCAATCCCTGAACCTAAACAGCGTCTAATTCGTAATTCGTGA
- a CDS encoding type II toxin-antitoxin system HicA family toxin yields the protein MSQQDKLLAKILSGTSDTDIPFAQLWQLLYKLGFDEQIRGSHRIFTKKGVEEILSLQHKLGKAKGYQIKLVRAVIIKYQLGSKIDVSL from the coding sequence GTGAGTCAGCAAGACAAACTATTAGCTAAAATCCTTTCAGGGACTTCTGACACAGATATTCCCTTTGCTCAACTTTGGCAACTCTTGTATAAACTAGGGTTTGATGAGCAGATTCGTGGTTCTCACCGAATCTTTACTAAAAAAGGTGTAGAAGAAATATTGAGCCTACAACACAAGTTAGGTAAAGCTAAAGGCTATCAAATTAAACTAGTTCGTGCAGTGATTATCAAGTATCAGCTAGGGAGTAAAATTGATGTTTCGTTATGA
- a CDS encoding Uma2 family endonuclease has protein sequence MDALTINFAPVLQITDEQLFELCQINELTRFERNADGALLLMPLVGGLTSNRNANLTAQLGVWNRDESLGIAFGSSVGFILSNGAVRSPNASWLKRDRWDSLTQEQKERFPPVCPDFVAELRSHTDCLRRLQNKMQEYRDNGAKLGWLIDLETRQVEIYRSARDIEILQSPASLSGEDVMNGFILKLEKIWQ, from the coding sequence ATGGATGCATTAACTATCAACTTTGCTCCTGTTCTTCAAATAACAGATGAGCAATTATTCGAGTTATGTCAGATAAATGAATTAACCAGATTTGAGCGTAATGCTGATGGTGCATTGCTCCTAATGCCTCTAGTGGGAGGTTTAACCAGCAACCGCAATGCTAATTTAACTGCTCAACTTGGAGTGTGGAATCGTGATGAGTCACTAGGTATAGCTTTTGGTTCTTCGGTTGGGTTTATTTTATCAAATGGAGCAGTTCGTTCTCCTAATGCATCTTGGTTAAAACGTGACAGATGGGATTCTCTCACACAGGAGCAAAAAGAGAGATTTCCGCCTGTATGTCCTGATTTTGTAGCGGAGTTGCGTTCTCATACTGATTGTTTAAGAAGGCTACAAAATAAAATGCAAGAGTACCGAGACAACGGTGCTAAATTGGGTTGGTTAATTGATTTGGAGACTCGGCAAGTAGAAATTTATCGCTCTGCTAGAGATATTGAAATACTACAATCTCCTGCTAGTTTATCAGGAGAAGATGTTATGAATGGGTTTATTTTGAAGTTAGAAAAAATTTGGCAATAA
- a CDS encoding addiction module protein, which produces MDITATLNEIATLSVEDRIRIVQAIWDSIAAEQVYPDFTDAQKQELDYRTADYDSNSDNVLTWKKIKASIKGRQ; this is translated from the coding sequence ATGGATATCACAGCTACTTTGAACGAAATTGCAACTCTTAGTGTTGAAGATAGAATCCGTATTGTGCAGGCAATTTGGGATAGCATCGCAGCAGAGCAAGTTTACCCTGATTTCACAGATGCACAAAAGCAAGAGCTTGATTATCGAACTGCTGACTATGATTCAAATTCAGATAATGTGCTGACTTGGAAGAAAATCAAAGCATCAATTAAAGGGCGGCAATAA
- a CDS encoding PIN domain-containing protein, producing MEWLVQLQGQIVGLDTAPLIYFIEENPNYLDVTDAFFQAMFHGDFSVVTSALTITEVLVYPLRQGNTALAQQYREILFNSQGLTAIEVFPDIAENAAQLRANYNLRTPDAKQKSYCYSWRCIIFLDK from the coding sequence ATGGAATGGCTAGTCCAGCTACAGGGGCAAATTGTAGGTTTGGATACTGCTCCACTAATTTACTTTATTGAAGAAAATCCTAATTATTTGGATGTTACAGATGCTTTTTTTCAAGCGATGTTTCATGGTGATTTTAGCGTTGTAACATCAGCTTTGACTATCACGGAAGTGTTAGTCTATCCCTTGCGACAAGGAAACACAGCATTAGCTCAACAATATCGTGAAATTCTATTTAATTCCCAAGGTTTAACAGCTATCGAGGTTTTTCCCGACATCGCTGAAAATGCAGCACAATTAAGGGCAAATTATAACTTAAGAACCCCAGATGCTAAACAGAAAAGCTACTGCTATTCGTGGAGGTGCATCATTTTTCTTGACAAATGA